A genomic window from Methanobrevibacter sp. TLL-48-HuF1 includes:
- a CDS encoding ABC transporter substrate-binding protein: protein MDRKYLIGAILAIIVIIIGCAVYLGQSHVERADDELVVAAYSHGGEPESGFDPILGWNYYSEPLIQSTLLKMNRNMTYRNDLATNYTISDDYKTYTVQIRDDVKFSDNTTLDAEDVAFTYNEAKKTGASLDLSNMNNATAINPTTVQFDLNNSDSTFLDKLAYIGIVPSDSYNNETYGSNPVGSGPYKFAQWDKGQQVILEKNDNYYGDQPEFKKLTILFAQNEAAFNAAKNKEVDVSAVPLAYAKENVDGYNMYLLDTIDVRGISLPTTMNTGEKNPDGADVGNNVTGDIAIRKALNYGIDRTSLCEGALNGIGYPNYDGIAHQLPWANNATAIEDGDIAKANETLEKAGWVDSDGDGIREKNGTKASFELYYSSDAPERQAIAVSVSEQAKEMGIEVKAIGSNWDEMDGVKNSQAIIWGFGSTDPSTIWSEYHSSQAGIGYNNPAYVNDSVIDQHIDNAFKQSRESSYSEWSNAVWDGSHGISPQGNASWLWIGEIKYGYFVDDSLDISNDTALLQPHGGDIFGNIYDWKRVSSIEK, encoded by the coding sequence ATGGATAGAAAATATCTTATAGGTGCAATACTTGCAATTATTGTTATAATTATAGGATGTGCTGTTTATCTCGGACAGTCACATGTAGAACGTGCTGATGACGAACTTGTAGTTGCAGCTTACAGTCACGGAGGAGAACCAGAATCTGGTTTTGATCCGATTTTAGGTTGGAACTATTATTCAGAACCTTTAATACAAAGTACTTTGTTAAAAATGAACAGAAACATGACTTATAGAAATGATTTAGCCACTAATTATACTATAAGTGATGATTATAAAACATACACTGTTCAAATAAGAGATGATGTTAAATTTAGCGACAACACAACATTAGATGCTGAAGATGTTGCATTTACATATAATGAAGCTAAAAAAACTGGAGCTAGCTTAGACTTAAGTAATATGAATAATGCAACTGCAATAAATCCAACTACTGTGCAATTTGATTTAAACAACTCAGATTCCACTTTCCTAGATAAATTAGCATATATTGGTATAGTACCATCTGATTCCTACAACAATGAAACTTATGGAAGCAATCCTGTTGGATCAGGACCATATAAATTTGCTCAATGGGATAAAGGCCAGCAAGTAATTTTAGAAAAAAATGACAATTATTACGGAGACCAACCTGAATTCAAAAAATTAACTATTCTTTTCGCTCAAAATGAAGCTGCATTTAATGCTGCTAAAAATAAAGAAGTAGATGTATCTGCTGTACCTTTAGCTTATGCAAAAGAAAATGTTGACGGATACAATATGTACCTTTTAGATACCATTGATGTAAGGGGAATTTCCCTACCAACTACAATGAATACAGGTGAAAAGAATCCTGACGGTGCCGATGTAGGTAACAATGTAACTGGAGATATCGCAATTAGAAAAGCTCTAAACTATGGTATTGACAGAACCAGCCTTTGTGAAGGTGCATTAAACGGAATCGGATATCCTAATTACGACGGAATTGCTCACCAATTACCATGGGCAAACAATGCAACTGCTATTGAAGACGGAGACATTGCAAAAGCAAATGAAACCTTGGAAAAAGCAGGATGGGTTGACAGTGATGGTGATGGAATCCGTGAGAAAAACGGGACAAAAGCATCCTTTGAACTATATTACTCATCTGATGCTCCTGAAAGACAAGCAATTGCAGTTTCTGTTTCTGAACAAGCAAAAGAAATGGGTATTGAAGTAAAAGCTATTGGTTCTAATTGGGATGAAATGGATGGAGTTAAAAATTCACAAGCCATTATCTGGGGATTCGGAAGTACTGACCCATCAACAATCTGGTCAGAATACCACAGTTCCCAGGCAGGTATTGGCTACAATAACCCAGCATATGTAAACGACAGTGTTATTGACCAACATATTGACAATGCATTTAAACAATCACGTGAAAGTTCATATTCCGAATGGTCTAACGCAGTTTGGGACGGCAGCCATGGTATTTCACCACAAGGTAACGCATCATGGTTATGGATCGGTGAAATCAAATACGGATATTTCGTAGATGATAGTTTAGACATATCCAATGATACTGCTCTTTTACAACCTCACGGAGGAGACATATTTGGAAACATATATGACTGGAAACGTGTTTCATCAATAGAAAAATGA